A region from the Natronoarchaeum mannanilyticum genome encodes:
- a CDS encoding vitamin K epoxide reductase family protein, whose product MADSTQDQESGGQENGDGQDDGGDMQEPGEMMLKHPLKELWIQYGIISLGIWLVFAPSAHGYESALMTWSDVVTGLVLVALGVVTVWQKNPWASYASGGVGVWLLLAPLVFHAPTAAAYLNDTLVGILVIMFSIIIMMRMRMDGAAVPEGWSYNPSTAAQRFPLIALGMFGFFASQYMAAYQLGYIDAVWDPVFGDGTEQILDSQVSAAFPVSDAGLGAVAYAIEALMGFMGGRSRWRTMPWMVTFFGIVVIPLGFVQVLLVIFQPVLVGTWCTLCLLSAFGMLWMISLTFDEVVAMVQLLDRRTDAGASLWHAFWMGGHLSEADAGLDGDTREERNRPAGMFWGISIPWYLLASLAVGFWLMLSPTVFGTGGLLADSSHLAGSLVVSTAVIATAEPARALRFVNVPLGAWAAVAPWLFGAPTLATWSGVVAGVLLILLSVPRGQIRDQYGFWQEYIV is encoded by the coding sequence ATGGCTGACAGCACTCAGGATCAAGAGAGCGGCGGACAGGAGAACGGCGATGGACAGGACGACGGCGGGGATATGCAAGAACCCGGCGAGATGATGCTGAAGCATCCGCTGAAGGAGCTGTGGATCCAGTACGGCATCATCTCGCTGGGCATCTGGCTCGTGTTCGCCCCGTCGGCTCACGGGTACGAGAGCGCGCTGATGACGTGGAGCGACGTCGTGACGGGGCTGGTGCTCGTGGCGCTGGGCGTCGTGACCGTTTGGCAGAAAAACCCGTGGGCGTCGTACGCCAGCGGCGGCGTCGGCGTCTGGCTGCTGCTGGCGCCGCTGGTGTTTCACGCGCCGACGGCGGCCGCCTACCTCAACGACACGCTCGTGGGGATCCTGGTGATCATGTTCTCGATCATCATCATGATGCGCATGCGGATGGACGGTGCCGCGGTGCCCGAGGGCTGGTCGTACAACCCCTCGACGGCGGCCCAGCGGTTCCCGCTGATCGCGCTGGGCATGTTCGGCTTCTTCGCCTCGCAGTACATGGCGGCCTACCAACTGGGGTACATCGACGCCGTGTGGGACCCCGTTTTCGGTGACGGTACCGAGCAGATCCTCGACTCGCAGGTGTCGGCGGCGTTCCCCGTCTCCGACGCCGGCCTGGGCGCCGTCGCGTACGCGATCGAGGCGCTGATGGGCTTCATGGGCGGCCGGAGCCGCTGGCGGACGATGCCGTGGATGGTGACGTTCTTCGGCATCGTCGTGATCCCGCTGGGGTTCGTTCAGGTGCTTTTGGTGATCTTCCAGCCGGTGCTCGTCGGGACGTGGTGCACGCTCTGCCTGCTGTCGGCGTTCGGGATGCTGTGGATGATCTCGCTCACCTTCGACGAGGTCGTCGCGATGGTCCAGCTGCTCGACCGGCGCACCGACGCGGGCGCGTCGCTGTGGCACGCCTTCTGGATGGGCGGGCACCTCTCCGAGGCGGACGCCGGGCTGGACGGGGATACTCGCGAGGAGCGGAACCGCCCCGCGGGGATGTTCTGGGGGATTTCGATCCCGTGGTACCTGCTGGCGTCGCTGGCGGTCGGCTTCTGGCTGATGCTCTCGCCGACGGTGTTCGGCACCGGCGGACTGCTCGCCGACAGCAGCCACCTCGCCGGTTCGCTCGTCGTCTCGACCGCCGTGATCGCGACGGCCGAACCGGCGCGGGCGCTGCGGTTCGTCAACGTCCCGCTCGGCGCGTGGGCGGCGGTGGCGCCGTGGCTGTTCGGCGCGCCGACGCTCGCGACGTGGAGCGGCGTCGTCGCGGGCGTGCTGTTGATCCTCCTGAGCGTCCCGAGAGGGCAGATCCGGGATCAGTACGGGTTCTGGCAGGAGTACATCGTGTGA
- a CDS encoding redoxin domain-containing protein gives MSVPEPGETAPTFTATVGTSDHESFDLEEHLGDGPVVLAFFPGAFTPPCANEMVSLQEELDRFEDAGATVFGVSADSPFSQGAFREKHGLEFDLVSDTSGEAIRAYDQEIDLPDLGLYGVANRAVFVLDADGAVTYSWIADDPTSEPPYDELLDAVAAI, from the coding sequence ATGTCAGTACCCGAACCCGGCGAGACCGCTCCGACGTTCACCGCGACGGTCGGCACGAGCGATCACGAGTCGTTCGACCTCGAAGAGCACCTCGGCGACGGGCCGGTCGTCCTCGCGTTCTTCCCGGGGGCGTTCACGCCGCCCTGCGCGAACGAGATGGTGTCGCTGCAGGAGGAACTCGACCGGTTCGAGGACGCGGGCGCGACCGTGTTCGGCGTCAGCGCCGACTCGCCGTTCTCGCAGGGCGCATTCAGAGAGAAACACGGCCTGGAGTTCGACCTCGTCAGCGACACGAGCGGGGAGGCGATCAGAGCCTACGACCAGGAGATCGACCTGCCCGACCTCGGACTCTACGGCGTCGCCAACCGCGCCGTGTTCGTGCTCGACGCCGACGGCGCGGTGACCTACAGCTGGATCGCAGACGATCCGACGAGCGAACCGCCCTACGACGAGCTGCTGGACGCCGTCGCGGCGATCTGA
- a CDS encoding universal stress protein gives MNVLVPMDYSELSKEALRTTLSLHPDADITVLHVLDWHASDIGPGGWGDSPGTFDEWLDAAREHADELFEDARKIADEYDTEIDTDTAVGEDARNIVEYVEDNDVDMVVMGSHGRSAASRILLGSTSETVARRAPVPVLLVR, from the coding sequence ATGAACGTCCTCGTCCCGATGGACTACTCGGAACTGTCGAAAGAGGCGCTACGGACCACGCTCTCGCTGCATCCGGACGCTGATATCACGGTCCTGCACGTCCTCGACTGGCACGCGAGCGATATCGGTCCCGGGGGGTGGGGCGACTCGCCGGGGACGTTCGACGAGTGGCTGGACGCCGCCCGAGAGCACGCAGACGAACTCTTCGAGGACGCCCGAAAGATCGCCGACGAGTACGACACGGAGATCGACACGGATACCGCGGTCGGCGAGGACGCCCGAAACATCGTCGAGTACGTCGAAGACAACGACGTCGATATGGTCGTCATGGGCAGTCACGGCCGCTCGGCTGCCAGCCGCATCCTGCTCGGCAGCACCTCCGAGACGGTCGCGCGCCGGGCGCCGGTTCCGGTGTTGCTCGTCCGCTGA
- a CDS encoding DUF411 domain-containing protein: MAERCGEEQRSVRSEVTNRRARRRPRGDRSGGRRRSQARAGVPADLRSCHALVVDGYAVEGHVPAATIATLLEERPAIDGIALPEMPAGSPGMGGEKNRSVRRVRDRRRLQRRGFRNYLS, from the coding sequence ATCGCCGAGCGATGCGGTGAGGAGCAGCGAAGCGTACGATCCGAGGTCACGAACCGGCGCGCTCGACGGCGACCTCGCGGAGACCGTTCCGGAGGACGTCGACGCAGTCAAGCGCGAGCCGGGGTTCCGGCCGATCTTCGAAGCTGTCACGCCCTCGTCGTCGACGGGTACGCCGTCGAGGGACACGTCCCCGCGGCGACGATCGCGACCCTCCTCGAGGAACGACCGGCGATCGACGGGATCGCGCTTCCCGAGATGCCGGCAGGCTCGCCGGGGATGGGCGGCGAAAAAAATCGATCCGTTCGTCGTGTACGCGATCGGCGGCGATTGCAGCGGCGAGGTTTTCGAAACTATCTATCTTAG
- a CDS encoding sulfurtransferase TusA family protein, translating into MAEIEFADAAPDVDPALTVDNRGRGCASGIARVQRAIEDIEDGGVLRIRSTDRRAKREYPQLAAQTDHELLAIETSRSGLLRKEYDTYLEIRRE; encoded by the coding sequence ATGGCTGAGATCGAGTTTGCGGACGCGGCGCCGGACGTCGACCCGGCGCTGACGGTCGACAACCGCGGGAGGGGCTGCGCGAGCGGGATCGCGCGCGTCCAGCGTGCGATCGAAGATATAGAGGACGGCGGGGTCCTCCGGATCCGCAGCACGGATCGCCGGGCGAAGCGCGAGTACCCCCAGCTGGCGGCCCAGACCGATCACGAGCTGCTCGCTATCGAGACGAGTCGGAGCGGGCTACTCCGAAAGGAGTACGATACGTATCTCGAGATCCGCCGGGAGTGA
- a CDS encoding SDR family oxidoreductase encodes MSETTKTDDSEVVVVTGASAGVGRATARAFAEQGAQVGLLARGEAGLDGAREDVEDAGGEALAVPTDVADAEQIEDAADAVEEEFGRIDVWVNAAMTSVFSPATEMDHEEYRRVTEVTYLGFVYGTEVALDRMDEGVIVQVGSALAYRGIPLQSAYCGAKHAIQGFTESVRSELIHRDSDVQLTMVQMPALNTPQFDWVKSRLPKKPQPVPPIYQPEVAAEAIVWAVRNDRSELWVGRSTVKAILGNRVIPRRLDRKLASSGWSSQMTDEPSDPDRAHNLREPVDDETDHGAHGRFDDRARERSLQLWAFTHPVELAAALIGAVIALLAALAFRDGDER; translated from the coding sequence ATGTCTGAGACAACCAAAACGGACGATTCGGAAGTCGTCGTGGTGACGGGGGCGTCGGCCGGCGTCGGCCGGGCGACGGCGCGCGCGTTCGCCGAGCAGGGCGCGCAGGTCGGCCTCCTCGCGCGGGGGGAAGCCGGACTCGACGGCGCGCGCGAGGACGTCGAGGACGCCGGCGGCGAGGCGCTGGCGGTGCCGACCGACGTCGCCGACGCCGAGCAGATCGAGGACGCCGCCGACGCCGTCGAAGAGGAGTTCGGACGGATCGACGTCTGGGTGAATGCCGCCATGACGTCGGTGTTCTCGCCCGCGACCGAGATGGACCACGAGGAGTACCGGCGCGTGACCGAAGTGACGTATCTCGGGTTCGTGTACGGTACCGAGGTCGCGCTCGACCGGATGGACGAGGGGGTGATCGTGCAGGTCGGCTCGGCGCTCGCCTACCGCGGCATCCCGCTCCAGTCGGCGTACTGCGGCGCCAAGCACGCGATCCAGGGGTTCACCGAGTCGGTTCGCAGCGAACTCATCCACCGGGACAGCGACGTCCAGCTCACGATGGTCCAGATGCCGGCGCTCAACACGCCCCAGTTCGACTGGGTGAAAAGTCGCCTGCCGAAAAAGCCCCAGCCCGTGCCGCCGATCTACCAGCCGGAGGTCGCCGCGGAGGCGATCGTCTGGGCGGTCCGAAACGACCGCAGCGAGCTGTGGGTCGGCCGCTCGACGGTCAAGGCGATCCTGGGGAACCGCGTGATCCCCCGCCGGCTCGACCGGAAGCTGGCGTCCTCGGGGTGGAGCTCCCAGATGACCGACGAGCCGAGCGACCCCGACCGGGCGCACAACCTCCGGGAGCCGGTCGACGACGAGACGGACCACGGCGCCCACGGCCGGTTCGACGACCGGGCGCGCGAGCGCAGCCTCCAGCTCTGGGCGTTCACGCACCCGGTGGAACTCGCGGCTGCTCTGATCGGCGCCGTGATAGCCCTGCTAGCCGCTCTCGCGTTCCGAGACGGCGACGAGCGGTGA
- a CDS encoding pyridoxamine 5'-phosphate oxidase family protein, whose translation MTTDELEAYGMERMDDEEIEQFLSMQSMGVLGLPTEDEPYLIPLSYGFDGGSQLYFVYLVGEESRKAELSERSQSASFLVYSAETAFHWRSVVLSGTLRELSEDERESVTDAQTPTWRPKLIEAAGETERTRFWEFSIEDATGIRHDAQPPGYPFYRRPDGDRSE comes from the coding sequence ATGACGACCGACGAACTCGAGGCGTACGGGATGGAACGCATGGACGACGAGGAGATAGAGCAGTTCCTCTCGATGCAGAGCATGGGGGTGCTCGGCCTACCGACCGAGGACGAGCCGTACCTCATCCCGCTGTCGTACGGTTTCGACGGGGGATCGCAGCTCTACTTCGTTTACCTCGTCGGAGAAGAGAGCCGGAAGGCCGAGCTGTCGGAGCGATCGCAGTCGGCCAGCTTCCTCGTCTACAGCGCCGAGACGGCGTTTCACTGGCGGAGCGTCGTCCTGTCGGGGACGCTGCGGGAGCTCTCGGAGGACGAACGCGAAAGCGTGACCGACGCCCAGACGCCGACCTGGCGCCCGAAGCTGATCGAGGCCGCCGGCGAGACCGAGCGGACGCGGTTCTGGGAGTTCAGCATCGAGGACGCGACCGGAATCAGACACGACGCGCAGCCGCCCGGGTACCCGTTCTACCGGCGGCCCGATGGTGACCGATCGGAGTAA
- a CDS encoding DoxX family protein yields MSSQEVELTSTIGGFTASGKLHTLSVWFILALRLMMGIAFFQSGFDKVLSGDFGAAGYLNNAPAANGSPAAGLFEAMGSSDLFVSFVNVAVPWGEVLIGLGLIFGALTRLAAFWGAFMMLMFYLGNWEVSHGYINGDFAYMLTFLAVAAFGAGRILGLDAYIEQYDVGGQPLVEKYPWMRYILG; encoded by the coding sequence ATGTCCTCACAGGAGGTCGAACTCACCAGCACGATCGGCGGGTTCACGGCGAGCGGCAAACTACACACTTTGAGCGTCTGGTTCATCCTCGCCCTCCGCTTAATGATGGGCATCGCGTTCTTCCAGAGCGGGTTCGACAAGGTGCTGTCGGGCGACTTCGGCGCCGCGGGCTACCTGAACAACGCGCCGGCGGCGAACGGCAGTCCCGCTGCCGGCCTCTTCGAGGCGATGGGCAGTTCCGACCTGTTCGTCAGTTTCGTCAACGTCGCGGTGCCGTGGGGAGAGGTTCTGATCGGGCTCGGGCTCATCTTCGGTGCCCTGACGCGCCTGGCGGCGTTCTGGGGCGCGTTCATGATGCTCATGTTCTACCTGGGCAACTGGGAGGTCTCGCACGGATACATCAACGGCGACTTCGCGTACATGCTCACGTTCCTCGCGGTCGCCGCGTTCGGCGCCGGGCGCATCCTCGGGCTGGACGCCTACATCGAGCAGTACGACGTCGGCGGGCAGCCCCTCGTCGAGAAGTACCCCTGGATGCGGTACATCCTGGGCTGA
- a CDS encoding plastocyanin/azurin family copper-binding protein — MGADVAGAQTDGNETDGNETDGNETDGNETGAAGGERVTVELVDYAYEPGTDSPLSIESGTTVQFVWVTDNHNIAVDGTPDGSEWEGHEPVEDAPFEYENTFDAEGTYEFHCDPHLNLGMEGTIEVGATGDGGGPTGPAVPGWALTAGILTMGALAVAVGLGYFFLKYGGYEEE; from the coding sequence GTGGGAGCGGATGTCGCAGGGGCACAGACAGACGGCAACGAGACCGACGGTAACGAAACAGACGGCAACGAGACCGACGGTAACGAAACCGGCGCCGCGGGTGGGGAGCGCGTCACGGTCGAGCTCGTCGACTACGCGTACGAACCCGGAACCGACAGTCCGCTGTCGATCGAATCCGGGACGACGGTCCAGTTCGTCTGGGTCACCGACAACCACAACATCGCGGTCGACGGCACGCCCGACGGTTCCGAGTGGGAGGGTCACGAACCGGTCGAGGATGCTCCGTTCGAGTACGAGAACACGTTCGACGCCGAAGGAACCTACGAGTTCCACTGCGATCCGCACCTGAACCTCGGGATGGAGGGGACGATCGAAGTCGGGGCGACCGGAGACGGTGGCGGTCCGACGGGGCCAGCAGTTCCCGGATGGGCGCTGACCGCCGGCATCCTGACGATGGGCGCCCTGGCCGTCGCCGTGGGACTCGGGTACTTCTTCCTCAAGTACGGCGGGTACGAGGAGGAATAG
- a CDS encoding glycoside hydrolase family 15 protein yields the protein MHPPTSQDFDARSADAAYRPIGEYGVVGNLETVALIGRDGAVDWCCFPHVESPSLFARLLDAERGGHFAVTPSGSFEASQRYLDRTNVLRTRFETASGRATVTDFMPVPAAADGVEGAHRALYRKVDCDDGRVELDVRFAPRFDYARTTPAVERSNHGVVAHGDDESAFLTSSIEFDVDESGDDASPAPGEDGVGAALTLDEGETRWLVLGYDREIADRPAEHRRVFDDVVEYWRDWAHECPDDGACSIGGPNHDLAVRSALALKLLIHDDTGAICAAPTTSLPEDVGGVRNWDYRYNWIRDSAFTVQALAELGHLKEAKAYFELCLSHCSRGPPADIQPVYGLHGNDDLPERTLDHLAGYRNSSPVRVGNAAHEQRQFDIYGELIVGVHETTRYGAEITDRAWEAIRDIVDYVCDEWHRPDVGIWEVRGDPQNFVYSKVMCWAAIDRALRIVDETDYEAPVDRWRDARSEIEETVLDRGYSDELGSFVRSFEADDQLDAAALRIPMVDFLPPDDERVQGTIDAVRDRLATDDGLVDRFEGDDGLPGEEGAFVVCSFWLVNALALAGRDDEARELFESVCEFVSPLGLLSEEIDRETGELLGNYPQAFSQIGLINGALALGDSAAHGASRSGDNDG from the coding sequence ATGCACCCACCGACTTCGCAGGATTTCGACGCCCGATCGGCTGACGCGGCGTACAGACCGATCGGGGAGTACGGCGTCGTCGGCAACCTCGAAACCGTCGCCCTGATCGGTCGCGACGGCGCGGTCGACTGGTGTTGCTTCCCGCACGTCGAGTCGCCGAGCCTGTTCGCCCGCCTGCTCGACGCCGAGCGCGGCGGTCACTTCGCCGTCACCCCGTCCGGCTCGTTCGAGGCGAGCCAGCGGTACCTCGATCGGACGAACGTCCTCCGGACGCGCTTCGAGACGGCGTCCGGGCGGGCGACCGTGACCGACTTCATGCCCGTTCCGGCGGCCGCGGACGGCGTCGAGGGCGCGCACCGGGCGCTGTACCGGAAAGTCGACTGCGACGACGGTCGGGTCGAACTGGACGTCCGGTTCGCGCCGCGGTTCGACTACGCGCGGACGACGCCGGCCGTCGAGCGATCGAACCACGGCGTCGTGGCCCACGGAGACGACGAGTCGGCGTTTCTCACGAGTTCGATCGAGTTCGACGTCGACGAGAGCGGCGATGACGCCTCGCCCGCGCCGGGAGAGGACGGCGTCGGCGCCGCGCTGACGCTCGACGAGGGCGAGACGCGCTGGCTCGTCCTCGGCTACGACCGCGAGATCGCCGACCGGCCGGCCGAGCACCGGCGAGTGTTCGACGACGTCGTCGAGTACTGGCGGGACTGGGCCCACGAGTGTCCCGACGACGGGGCGTGTTCGATCGGCGGTCCGAACCACGACCTGGCGGTCCGATCGGCGCTGGCGCTCAAGCTGCTGATCCACGACGACACGGGGGCGATCTGCGCCGCGCCGACGACCTCGCTGCCCGAGGATGTCGGCGGCGTCCGGAACTGGGACTACCGGTACAACTGGATCCGCGACTCGGCCTTTACCGTCCAGGCGCTGGCCGAGCTCGGGCACCTCAAGGAGGCCAAAGCGTACTTCGAGCTCTGTCTCTCGCACTGCTCGCGGGGGCCGCCGGCCGACATCCAGCCCGTCTACGGACTGCACGGCAACGACGACCTGCCCGAGCGGACGCTCGATCACCTCGCGGGCTACCGGAACTCGTCGCCGGTCCGGGTCGGCAACGCCGCCCACGAGCAGCGGCAGTTCGACATCTACGGCGAACTGATCGTCGGCGTCCACGAGACGACGCGCTACGGCGCCGAGATCACCGACCGCGCCTGGGAAGCGATCCGGGACATCGTCGACTACGTCTGCGACGAGTGGCACCGGCCCGACGTCGGGATCTGGGAAGTTCGCGGCGACCCGCAGAACTTCGTCTACTCGAAGGTGATGTGCTGGGCGGCGATCGACCGCGCGCTCCGGATCGTCGACGAGACCGACTACGAGGCGCCGGTCGATCGCTGGCGCGACGCTCGGTCGGAGATCGAGGAGACGGTTCTCGATCGGGGGTACAGCGACGAACTAGGGAGCTTCGTCCGCTCGTTCGAGGCCGACGATCAGCTCGACGCGGCGGCGCTGCGCATCCCGATGGTCGACTTTCTCCCGCCCGACGACGAACGGGTGCAGGGGACGATCGACGCCGTCCGCGACCGACTGGCGACCGACGACGGGCTGGTCGACCGCTTCGAGGGCGACGACGGGCTCCCCGGCGAGGAGGGCGCGTTCGTCGTCTGCTCGTTCTGGCTGGTCAACGCGCTCGCGCTGGCGGGCCGCGACGACGAGGCCCGCGAGCTGTTCGAGTCGGTCTGCGAGTTCGTCAGCCCGCTCGGCCTGCTTTCGGAGGAGATCGACCGCGAGACGGGCGAGCTGCTGGGGAACTACCCGCAGGCGTTCAGCCAGATCGGGCTGATCAACGGCGCGCTCGCGCTGGGGGATTCGGCAGCGCACGGCGCTTCACGATCGGGGGATAACGATGGCTGA
- a CDS encoding SHOCT domain-containing protein, whose translation MPENTTDSSLVAIVLALAALVVLPVIVMGGGMMGFGPMMGAWEHGMWGGGTMPIWMLLVGVVMQLLFLAAIVGAVYLLYRAVAGSDDDADRALEELRIAYARGELTDEEYEQRRDALERDR comes from the coding sequence ATGCCCGAAAACACCACCGACAGTTCGCTCGTCGCGATCGTCCTCGCCCTCGCCGCGCTGGTCGTCCTCCCCGTGATCGTCATGGGCGGCGGCATGATGGGGTTCGGACCGATGATGGGCGCGTGGGAGCACGGAATGTGGGGCGGCGGAACGATGCCGATCTGGATGCTGCTGGTCGGCGTGGTGATGCAGCTCCTGTTCCTCGCGGCGATCGTCGGCGCCGTCTACCTGCTGTATCGAGCGGTCGCCGGCTCGGACGACGACGCCGACCGAGCGCTCGAAGAACTTCGGATCGCGTACGCCCGCGGCGAGCTGACCGACGAGGAGTACGAACAGCGCCGGGACGCGCTGGAACGCGATCGCTGA
- a CDS encoding DUF2249 domain-containing protein, with the protein MSEQQLDLREIPPPKRHPKIFEAFEALESGEALTLVNDHDPKPLYHQMSAEIESFDAEGYTVDRVGPNEFIATLPKR; encoded by the coding sequence ATGTCCGAACAACAGCTCGATCTGCGCGAGATCCCGCCGCCGAAGCGCCATCCCAAGATCTTCGAGGCGTTCGAGGCCCTCGAGTCCGGCGAGGCGCTGACGCTGGTCAACGACCACGATCCGAAGCCGCTGTATCACCAGATGAGCGCCGAGATCGAATCGTTCGACGCCGAGGGGTACACGGTCGATCGAGTCGGCCCGAACGAGTTCATCGCGACGCTGCCCAAGAGGTAG
- a CDS encoding metal-dependent transcriptional regulator — translation MASASGSHGEFCTATHPNHCVERGPGRYLTAIYWIAGESDCRARPGSIGDRLGVEPASVTEMFVRLDDAGLVDYEKQRGVVPTDRGETVARELAWRQCAVRTFFAARLDAELDAGTAYRIGYTLPEQGVERLAELVGHRAESPCCGAGSDGDCFFGARS, via the coding sequence ATGGCATCGGCATCCGGGAGTCACGGGGAGTTCTGCACGGCGACGCATCCGAACCACTGTGTCGAGCGCGGCCCGGGGCGATACCTGACTGCGATCTACTGGATCGCGGGCGAGTCGGACTGTCGGGCGCGACCGGGATCGATCGGCGACCGGCTCGGCGTCGAGCCGGCGAGCGTGACCGAGATGTTCGTCCGGCTCGACGACGCCGGACTGGTCGACTACGAGAAGCAACGGGGCGTCGTGCCGACCGATCGGGGAGAGACCGTCGCCCGCGAACTCGCGTGGCGCCAGTGCGCCGTCCGGACGTTCTTCGCGGCGCGACTGGACGCCGAGCTCGACGCCGGGACGGCGTACCGCATCGGCTACACGCTGCCCGAGCAGGGCGTCGAGCGGCTCGCCGAACTGGTCGGTCACCGCGCCGAGAGCCCGTGCTGCGGGGCCGGGTCGGACGGCGATTGCTTCTTCGGCGCTCGTTCCTGA